The Primulina eburnea isolate SZY01 chromosome 8, ASM2296580v1, whole genome shotgun sequence genome contains a region encoding:
- the LOC140840103 gene encoding LOW QUALITY PROTEIN: protein COFACTOR ASSEMBLY OF COMPLEX C SUBUNIT B CCB1, chloroplastic-like (The sequence of the model RefSeq protein was modified relative to this genomic sequence to represent the inferred CDS: deleted 1 base in 1 codon), which translates to MAMKLLISPISHRCTFSTHDQHRIHPSWFGEGCMSTRQRNLVVGMSYSLDDVLSSTSPLVEQLHDPQSLFLLADNSGYSLASYYTSLGLFIISVPGLWSLIKRSVKSKVVQKTFIEGEVKKAPNQVAGEIFSFFTRNSFSVADRGDIIVFEGMMAPSRGQAALLTFCTCISLASVALVLTITFPDIGNNWFWLTVLSPLAGVYYWTKASRKEQVKVKMMVADDGTLSEIIVQGDDQQVEQMRRALQLSEKGMVYVKGIFER; encoded by the exons ATGGCGATGAAGCTACTAATCTCTCCAATATCTCATCGTTGCACGTTTTCAACCCATGACCAGCACCGCATTCATCCATCATGGTTTGGAGAGGGTTGCATGTCAACAAGACAGAGGAACCTTGTGGTTGGAATGTCTTACTCTCTTGATGATGTTCTTTCCTCTACTTCGCCTCTTGTCGAGCAACTTCATGACCCTCAGAGC CTATTTTTGCTAGCGGATAATTCTGGTTACTCGTTGGCCAGTTACTACACTTCTCTTGGTCTCTTCATCATCTCAGTTCCCGGTCTTTGGTCTCTTATCAAACGTTCTGTGAAATCTAAG GTTGTGCAGAAGACATTTATAGAAGGGGAGGTGAAGAAGGCGCCTAACCAGGTGGCTGGAGAAATTTTTTCATTCTTTACGCGAAATAGTTTTTCAGTAGCGGATCGAGGTGATATAATAGT ATTCGAAGGAATGATGGCTCCTAGCCGGGGTCAAGCTGCTCTGCTAACTTTCTGCACCTGTATAAGTCTAGCAAGTGTAGCCCTCGTTCTTACGATAACTTTTCCCGACATCGGAAACAATTGGTTTTGGCTGACTGTACTGAGTCCCCTCGC GGGGGTGTATTATTGGACAAAAGCATCAAGAAAGGAGCAGGTCAAGGTGAAAATGATGGTGGCCGATGATGGAACTTTATCGGAGATTATCGTGCAAGGTGATGATCAACAGGTAGAGCAAATGAGGAGAGCGTTGCAGCTGAGCGAAAAGGGAATGGTGTATGTGAAAGGTATATTTGAAAGATGA
- the LOC140840102 gene encoding uncharacterized protein isoform X6, with amino-acid sequence MEEKLSSVAKTLTPSPIQQLSFLAQRCNAINLAEGFPDFPAPLYIKNAAVSAINSDFNQYRHVQGICDYVARNMKEMHGIDVDPDTDMVICCGQSEAFAATMFAIIDKGDEVILFDPSYETYDTCIKLAGGVPVYVALDPPYWTLSPDKLEKTFTDNTKALVLNSPHNPTGKVFTKDELDIIAGACQRWDVFVVTDEVYEHITFDNEKHLSIASLPEMQRRTIITSSLSKTFSVTGWRVGWAIAPSSIASAVRNIHIKITDSAPAPFQEAALTALNSLPSYFDSLRRDYESKRDCMINLLARVGLKMECKPQGSFFVFARLPETCLLSDVEFIEELIKRSGVVAVPGRGFFHANPSTKYIRFAFCKSEDTLAAASERISRLVDEKGCLTLF; translated from the exons ATGGAAGAGAAGCTATCCTCTGTGGCGAAGACTCTCACACCATCTCCTATCCAGCAGCTATCTTTTCTTGCTCAAAGATGCAATGCCATTAATCTCGCTGAAGGATTCCCCGATTTTCCTGCGCCGCTGTACATAAAAAACGCCGCCGTCTCCGCcatcaattccgacttcaaccAGTACAG GCACGTGCAAGGAATTTGTGATTACGTTGCTCGTAACATGAAAGAAATGCATGGAATTGATGTTGACCCCGACACTGATATGGTCATTTGTTGCGGGCAGTCCGAGGCATTTGCGGCAACAATGTTTGCAA TTATTGATAAAGGAGATGAGGTTATATTGTTCGATCCATCGTATGAAACATACGACACTTGTATTAAGCTTGCTGGAGGAGTTCCG GTATATGTGGCTCTCGATCCTCCTTATTGGACATTGAGTCCTGATAAACTTGAGAAGACTTTTACTGATAACACTAAAGCTTTGGTTTTGAACAG CCCCCATAACCCAACAGGAAAAGTTTTCACAAAGGACGAGCTTGACATCATTGCTGGAGCTTGCCAGAGATGGGATGTGTTTGTGGTAACAGATGAA GTGTACGAGCATATTACTTTCGACAATGAAAAACACTTGTCAATTGCTTCACTTCCAGAAATGCAGAGACGAACGATCATTACGTCTTCCTTGTCAAAAACTTTTAGCGTAACTG GATGGAGAGTTGGGTGGGCGATTGCTCCATCTTCTATTGCTTCTGCAGTCAGAAATATTCATATCAAAATAACAGATTCTGCTCCGGCTCCTTTTCAAGAAGCTGCTTTGACTGCTTTGAATAGTCTTCCTTCTTACTTTGATTCATTGAGAAGG GATTATGAATCAAAAAGAGATTGTATGATCAACTTGCTTGCAAGGGTTGGTTTAAAGATGGAGTGTAAGCCACAAGGTTCTTTTTTCGTATTTGCTCGACTCCCTGAAACTTGCCTGCTCtctgat GTTGAATTTATAGAGGAGTTGATTAAACGATCCGGGGTCGTGGCAGTGCCTGGGCGTGGATTTTTCCATGCAAATCCATCTACCAAGTATATCAGATTTGCTTTCTGCAAAAGTGAGGACACACTCGCAGCTGCTTCGGAGAGAATCAGTCGTCTTGTTGATGAAAAGGGATGCCTCACACTATTTTAA
- the LOC140840102 gene encoding uncharacterized protein isoform X5 codes for MEEKLSSVAKTLTPSPIQQLSFLAQRCNAINLAEGFPDFPAPLYIKNAAVSAINSDFNQYRHVQGICDYVARNMKEMHGIDVDPDTDMVICCGQSEAFAATMFAIIDKGDEVILFDPSYETYDTCIKLAGGVPVYVALDPPYWTLSPDKLEKTFTDNTKALVLNSPHNPTGKVFTKDELDIIAGACQRWDVFVVTDEVYEHITFDNEKHLSIASLPEMQRRTIITSSLSKTFSVTGWRVGWAIAPSSIASAVRNIHIKITDSAPAPFQEAALTALNSLPSYFDSLRRVRLQPSNSSCRLKDYESKRDCMINLLARVGLKMECKPQGSFFVFARLPETCLLSDVEFIEELIKRSGVVAVPGRGFFHANPSTKYIRFAFCKSEDTLAAASERISRLVDEKGCLTLF; via the exons ATGGAAGAGAAGCTATCCTCTGTGGCGAAGACTCTCACACCATCTCCTATCCAGCAGCTATCTTTTCTTGCTCAAAGATGCAATGCCATTAATCTCGCTGAAGGATTCCCCGATTTTCCTGCGCCGCTGTACATAAAAAACGCCGCCGTCTCCGCcatcaattccgacttcaaccAGTACAG GCACGTGCAAGGAATTTGTGATTACGTTGCTCGTAACATGAAAGAAATGCATGGAATTGATGTTGACCCCGACACTGATATGGTCATTTGTTGCGGGCAGTCCGAGGCATTTGCGGCAACAATGTTTGCAA TTATTGATAAAGGAGATGAGGTTATATTGTTCGATCCATCGTATGAAACATACGACACTTGTATTAAGCTTGCTGGAGGAGTTCCG GTATATGTGGCTCTCGATCCTCCTTATTGGACATTGAGTCCTGATAAACTTGAGAAGACTTTTACTGATAACACTAAAGCTTTGGTTTTGAACAG CCCCCATAACCCAACAGGAAAAGTTTTCACAAAGGACGAGCTTGACATCATTGCTGGAGCTTGCCAGAGATGGGATGTGTTTGTGGTAACAGATGAA GTGTACGAGCATATTACTTTCGACAATGAAAAACACTTGTCAATTGCTTCACTTCCAGAAATGCAGAGACGAACGATCATTACGTCTTCCTTGTCAAAAACTTTTAGCGTAACTG GATGGAGAGTTGGGTGGGCGATTGCTCCATCTTCTATTGCTTCTGCAGTCAGAAATATTCATATCAAAATAACAGATTCTGCTCCGGCTCCTTTTCAAGAAGCTGCTTTGACTGCTTTGAATAGTCTTCCTTCTTACTTTGATTCATTGAGAAGGGTAAGATTACAACCATCAAATTCTTCATGTAGATTGAAG GATTATGAATCAAAAAGAGATTGTATGATCAACTTGCTTGCAAGGGTTGGTTTAAAGATGGAGTGTAAGCCACAAGGTTCTTTTTTCGTATTTGCTCGACTCCCTGAAACTTGCCTGCTCtctgat GTTGAATTTATAGAGGAGTTGATTAAACGATCCGGGGTCGTGGCAGTGCCTGGGCGTGGATTTTTCCATGCAAATCCATCTACCAAGTATATCAGATTTGCTTTCTGCAAAAGTGAGGACACACTCGCAGCTGCTTCGGAGAGAATCAGTCGTCTTGTTGATGAAAAGGGATGCCTCACACTATTTTAA
- the LOC140840102 gene encoding uncharacterized protein isoform X4, translated as MEEKLSSVAKTLTPSPIQQLSFLAQRCNAINLAEGFPDFPAPLYIKNAAVSAINSDFNQYRHVQGICDYVARNMKEMHGIDVDPDTDMVICCGQSEAFAATMFASMIYVVSFLVLAQFPFSCLGFVLVSVIDKGDEVILFDPSYETYDTCIKLAGGVPVYVALDPPYWTLSPDKLEKTFTDNTKALVLNSPHNPTGKVFTKDELDIIAGACQRWDVFVVTDEVYEHITFDNEKHLSIASLPEMQRRTIITSSLSKTFSVTGWRVGWAIAPSSIASAVRNIHIKITDSAPAPFQEAALTALNSLPSYFDSLRRDYESKRDCMINLLARVGLKMECKPQGSFFVFARLPETCLLSDVEFIEELIKRSGVVAVPGRGFFHANPSTKYIRFAFCKSEDTLAAASERISRLVDEKGCLTLF; from the exons ATGGAAGAGAAGCTATCCTCTGTGGCGAAGACTCTCACACCATCTCCTATCCAGCAGCTATCTTTTCTTGCTCAAAGATGCAATGCCATTAATCTCGCTGAAGGATTCCCCGATTTTCCTGCGCCGCTGTACATAAAAAACGCCGCCGTCTCCGCcatcaattccgacttcaaccAGTACAG GCACGTGCAAGGAATTTGTGATTACGTTGCTCGTAACATGAAAGAAATGCATGGAATTGATGTTGACCCCGACACTGATATGGTCATTTGTTGCGGGCAGTCCGAGGCATTTGCGGCAACAATGTTTGCAAGTATGATCTATGTTGTTTCTTTCTTAGTTTTGGCTCAGTTCCCATTTTCGTGTCTTGGGTTTGTTTTGGTTTCAGTTATTGATAAAGGAGATGAGGTTATATTGTTCGATCCATCGTATGAAACATACGACACTTGTATTAAGCTTGCTGGAGGAGTTCCG GTATATGTGGCTCTCGATCCTCCTTATTGGACATTGAGTCCTGATAAACTTGAGAAGACTTTTACTGATAACACTAAAGCTTTGGTTTTGAACAG CCCCCATAACCCAACAGGAAAAGTTTTCACAAAGGACGAGCTTGACATCATTGCTGGAGCTTGCCAGAGATGGGATGTGTTTGTGGTAACAGATGAA GTGTACGAGCATATTACTTTCGACAATGAAAAACACTTGTCAATTGCTTCACTTCCAGAAATGCAGAGACGAACGATCATTACGTCTTCCTTGTCAAAAACTTTTAGCGTAACTG GATGGAGAGTTGGGTGGGCGATTGCTCCATCTTCTATTGCTTCTGCAGTCAGAAATATTCATATCAAAATAACAGATTCTGCTCCGGCTCCTTTTCAAGAAGCTGCTTTGACTGCTTTGAATAGTCTTCCTTCTTACTTTGATTCATTGAGAAGG GATTATGAATCAAAAAGAGATTGTATGATCAACTTGCTTGCAAGGGTTGGTTTAAAGATGGAGTGTAAGCCACAAGGTTCTTTTTTCGTATTTGCTCGACTCCCTGAAACTTGCCTGCTCtctgat GTTGAATTTATAGAGGAGTTGATTAAACGATCCGGGGTCGTGGCAGTGCCTGGGCGTGGATTTTTCCATGCAAATCCATCTACCAAGTATATCAGATTTGCTTTCTGCAAAAGTGAGGACACACTCGCAGCTGCTTCGGAGAGAATCAGTCGTCTTGTTGATGAAAAGGGATGCCTCACACTATTTTAA
- the LOC140840101 gene encoding AUGMIN subunit 4 — protein sequence MARVFAAQNLPADVNQVMDQLERHCLAPDGSLISKSAYYDLQLAREEMYKERQRYLESLAIYLEAIAMVEEYHQANSIANLGSIRDVQGLYLQLGLRNSPQVYETLEHRMVVAEAAQKLRLSLISKDGEIHEDEAEKWSMVSRSSLDSTSTSVTISSSTNSTNLTNLSNIGVGAANNSLSGGTTDALESEVGGVPNRFLGITPAYLWQTQLQQIPISMGIEEYQVLLAREIGSRLDAKCNKLADAVVIDDIDLAGHQNLTSRLPERVKLILEEIEREESAWREDLYSSDRKFAEYYYVLEQILGVLLKLVRDVKLEHQHKYDDLQKSWLCKRCETMSAKLRVLEHILLLETYTPETIPALHKIRKYLVESTEDASLAYNKAVTRLREYQGVDPHFDTIARQYHEIVKKLENMQWTIHQVEIDLKRDHPIS from the exons ATTTCTAAATCCGCATACTACGACCTTCAACTC GCCAGAGAAGAAATGTACAAAGAGAGGCAACGTTACTTAGAATCCCTG GCAATATACCTAGAAGCTATAGCTATGGTGGAGGAGTATCACCAGGCAAATTCGATCGCGAATTTGGGCAGTATTCGTGATGTTCAGGGTCTTTACCTGCAGCTTGGTTTGAGAAACTCACCTCAG GTTTATGAGACTCTTGAACATAGGATGGTTGTTGCAGAAGCTGCTCAAAAGTTGCGGCTTTCACTTATCTCCAAAGATGGTGAGATTCATGAGGATGAAGCTGAAAAATGGAGTATGGTGTCAAGAAGTTCATTGGATAGTACAAGCACTAGTGTGACAATAAGCTCAAGCACAAATTCAACTAACTTGACAAATCTCTCTAACATTGGGGTGGGGGCTGCGAATAATTCTTTATCTGGGGGTACGACTGATGCATTAGAATCTGAAGTTGGTGGTGTTCCAAATAGATTCCTAGGAATAACACCAGCCTATTTATGGCAAACACAACTTCAACAGATACCGATATCGATG GGCATTGAAGAATACCAAGTGTTACTTGCCCGTGAGATCGGAAGTCGGCTTGATGCTAAATGCAATAAATTAGCAGATGCTGTTGTTATCGATGATATTG atttgGCTGGTCATCAGAATTTGACTTCCCGGCTTCCTGAAAG GGTGAAATTGATCCTAGAAGAGATTGAAAGAGAAGAGTCAGCGTGGAGGGAGGATCTATATTCTTCTGACAGAAAGTTCGCTGAGTATTACTAT GTTTTGGAGCAGATTCTAGGAGTTCTTCTCAAACTTGTCAGAGATGTTAAACTGGAACATCAACACAAATAT GATGATCTACAAAAGTCTTGGCTATGCAAAAGATGTGAGACCATGAGTGCTAAACTAAG AGTTCTTGAACACATTCTACTCCTTGAAACATACACTCCAGAAACCATTCCGGCACTCCATAAAATCAG GAAATATTTGGTTGAATCAACGGAGGATGCGTCGCTTGCATATAACAAAGCT GTTACGCGCCTTCGTGAGTATCAAGGTGTTGATCCTCACTTTGACACCATTGCTAGGCAATACCACGAGATCGTGAAG AAGCTTGAAAATATGCAGTGGACTATTCACCAGGTTGAAATAGACCTCAAGCGTGACCATCCAATCTCCTAA
- the LOC140840102 gene encoding uncharacterized protein isoform X3: MEEKLSSVAKTLTPSPIQQLSFLAQRCNAINLAEGFPDFPAPLYIKNAAVSAINSDFNQYRHVQGICDYVARNMKEMHGIDVDPDTDMVICCGQSEAFAATMFASMIYVVSFLVLAQFPFSCLGFVLVSVIDKGDEVILFDPSYETYDTCIKLAGGVPVYVALDPPYWTLSPDKLEKTFTDNTKALVLNRLAACIVSAWFSILRQAKPAIYIVVYEHITFDNEKHLSIASLPEMQRRTIITSSLSKTFSVTGWRVGWAIAPSSIASAVRNIHIKITDSAPAPFQEAALTALNSLPSYFDSLRRVRLQPSNSSCRLKDYESKRDCMINLLARVGLKMECKPQGSFFVFARLPETCLLSDVEFIEELIKRSGVVAVPGRGFFHANPSTKYIRFAFCKSEDTLAAASERISRLVDEKGCLTLF; this comes from the exons ATGGAAGAGAAGCTATCCTCTGTGGCGAAGACTCTCACACCATCTCCTATCCAGCAGCTATCTTTTCTTGCTCAAAGATGCAATGCCATTAATCTCGCTGAAGGATTCCCCGATTTTCCTGCGCCGCTGTACATAAAAAACGCCGCCGTCTCCGCcatcaattccgacttcaaccAGTACAG GCACGTGCAAGGAATTTGTGATTACGTTGCTCGTAACATGAAAGAAATGCATGGAATTGATGTTGACCCCGACACTGATATGGTCATTTGTTGCGGGCAGTCCGAGGCATTTGCGGCAACAATGTTTGCAAGTATGATCTATGTTGTTTCTTTCTTAGTTTTGGCTCAGTTCCCATTTTCGTGTCTTGGGTTTGTTTTGGTTTCAGTTATTGATAAAGGAGATGAGGTTATATTGTTCGATCCATCGTATGAAACATACGACACTTGTATTAAGCTTGCTGGAGGAGTTCCG GTATATGTGGCTCTCGATCCTCCTTATTGGACATTGAGTCCTGATAAACTTGAGAAGACTTTTACTGATAACACTAAAGCTTTGGTTTTGAACAG ACTCGCAGCATGTATTGTTTCTGCTTGGTTCTCCATTCTCCGTCAGGCAAAGCCTGCTATTTACATAGTG GTGTACGAGCATATTACTTTCGACAATGAAAAACACTTGTCAATTGCTTCACTTCCAGAAATGCAGAGACGAACGATCATTACGTCTTCCTTGTCAAAAACTTTTAGCGTAACTG GATGGAGAGTTGGGTGGGCGATTGCTCCATCTTCTATTGCTTCTGCAGTCAGAAATATTCATATCAAAATAACAGATTCTGCTCCGGCTCCTTTTCAAGAAGCTGCTTTGACTGCTTTGAATAGTCTTCCTTCTTACTTTGATTCATTGAGAAGGGTAAGATTACAACCATCAAATTCTTCATGTAGATTGAAG GATTATGAATCAAAAAGAGATTGTATGATCAACTTGCTTGCAAGGGTTGGTTTAAAGATGGAGTGTAAGCCACAAGGTTCTTTTTTCGTATTTGCTCGACTCCCTGAAACTTGCCTGCTCtctgat GTTGAATTTATAGAGGAGTTGATTAAACGATCCGGGGTCGTGGCAGTGCCTGGGCGTGGATTTTTCCATGCAAATCCATCTACCAAGTATATCAGATTTGCTTTCTGCAAAAGTGAGGACACACTCGCAGCTGCTTCGGAGAGAATCAGTCGTCTTGTTGATGAAAAGGGATGCCTCACACTATTTTAA
- the LOC140840102 gene encoding uncharacterized protein isoform X2: protein MEEKLSSVAKTLTPSPIQQLSFLAQRCNAINLAEGFPDFPAPLYIKNAAVSAINSDFNQYRHVQGICDYVARNMKEMHGIDVDPDTDMVICCGQSEAFAATMFASMIYVVSFLVLAQFPFSCLGFVLVSVIDKGDEVILFDPSYETYDTCIKLAGGVPVYVALDPPYWTLSPDKLEKTFTDNTKALVLNRLAACIVSAWFSILRQAKPAIYIVVINLYIFIVYEHITFDNEKHLSIASLPEMQRRTIITSSLSKTFSVTGWRVGWAIAPSSIASAVRNIHIKITDSAPAPFQEAALTALNSLPSYFDSLRRVRLQPSNSSCRLKDYESKRDCMINLLARVGLKMECKPQGSFFVFARLPETCLLSDVEFIEELIKRSGVVAVPGRGFFHANPSTKYIRFAFCKSEDTLAAASERISRLVDEKGCLTLF, encoded by the exons ATGGAAGAGAAGCTATCCTCTGTGGCGAAGACTCTCACACCATCTCCTATCCAGCAGCTATCTTTTCTTGCTCAAAGATGCAATGCCATTAATCTCGCTGAAGGATTCCCCGATTTTCCTGCGCCGCTGTACATAAAAAACGCCGCCGTCTCCGCcatcaattccgacttcaaccAGTACAG GCACGTGCAAGGAATTTGTGATTACGTTGCTCGTAACATGAAAGAAATGCATGGAATTGATGTTGACCCCGACACTGATATGGTCATTTGTTGCGGGCAGTCCGAGGCATTTGCGGCAACAATGTTTGCAAGTATGATCTATGTTGTTTCTTTCTTAGTTTTGGCTCAGTTCCCATTTTCGTGTCTTGGGTTTGTTTTGGTTTCAGTTATTGATAAAGGAGATGAGGTTATATTGTTCGATCCATCGTATGAAACATACGACACTTGTATTAAGCTTGCTGGAGGAGTTCCG GTATATGTGGCTCTCGATCCTCCTTATTGGACATTGAGTCCTGATAAACTTGAGAAGACTTTTACTGATAACACTAAAGCTTTGGTTTTGAACAG ACTCGCAGCATGTATTGTTTCTGCTTGGTTCTCCATTCTCCGTCAGGCAAAGCCTGCTATTTACATAGTGGTGATCAACTTATATATTTTCATT GTGTACGAGCATATTACTTTCGACAATGAAAAACACTTGTCAATTGCTTCACTTCCAGAAATGCAGAGACGAACGATCATTACGTCTTCCTTGTCAAAAACTTTTAGCGTAACTG GATGGAGAGTTGGGTGGGCGATTGCTCCATCTTCTATTGCTTCTGCAGTCAGAAATATTCATATCAAAATAACAGATTCTGCTCCGGCTCCTTTTCAAGAAGCTGCTTTGACTGCTTTGAATAGTCTTCCTTCTTACTTTGATTCATTGAGAAGGGTAAGATTACAACCATCAAATTCTTCATGTAGATTGAAG GATTATGAATCAAAAAGAGATTGTATGATCAACTTGCTTGCAAGGGTTGGTTTAAAGATGGAGTGTAAGCCACAAGGTTCTTTTTTCGTATTTGCTCGACTCCCTGAAACTTGCCTGCTCtctgat GTTGAATTTATAGAGGAGTTGATTAAACGATCCGGGGTCGTGGCAGTGCCTGGGCGTGGATTTTTCCATGCAAATCCATCTACCAAGTATATCAGATTTGCTTTCTGCAAAAGTGAGGACACACTCGCAGCTGCTTCGGAGAGAATCAGTCGTCTTGTTGATGAAAAGGGATGCCTCACACTATTTTAA
- the LOC140840102 gene encoding uncharacterized protein isoform X1 translates to MEEKLSSVAKTLTPSPIQQLSFLAQRCNAINLAEGFPDFPAPLYIKNAAVSAINSDFNQYRHVQGICDYVARNMKEMHGIDVDPDTDMVICCGQSEAFAATMFASMIYVVSFLVLAQFPFSCLGFVLVSVIDKGDEVILFDPSYETYDTCIKLAGGVPVYVALDPPYWTLSPDKLEKTFTDNTKALVLNSPHNPTGKVFTKDELDIIAGACQRWDVFVVTDEVYEHITFDNEKHLSIASLPEMQRRTIITSSLSKTFSVTGWRVGWAIAPSSIASAVRNIHIKITDSAPAPFQEAALTALNSLPSYFDSLRRVRLQPSNSSCRLKDYESKRDCMINLLARVGLKMECKPQGSFFVFARLPETCLLSDVEFIEELIKRSGVVAVPGRGFFHANPSTKYIRFAFCKSEDTLAAASERISRLVDEKGCLTLF, encoded by the exons ATGGAAGAGAAGCTATCCTCTGTGGCGAAGACTCTCACACCATCTCCTATCCAGCAGCTATCTTTTCTTGCTCAAAGATGCAATGCCATTAATCTCGCTGAAGGATTCCCCGATTTTCCTGCGCCGCTGTACATAAAAAACGCCGCCGTCTCCGCcatcaattccgacttcaaccAGTACAG GCACGTGCAAGGAATTTGTGATTACGTTGCTCGTAACATGAAAGAAATGCATGGAATTGATGTTGACCCCGACACTGATATGGTCATTTGTTGCGGGCAGTCCGAGGCATTTGCGGCAACAATGTTTGCAAGTATGATCTATGTTGTTTCTTTCTTAGTTTTGGCTCAGTTCCCATTTTCGTGTCTTGGGTTTGTTTTGGTTTCAGTTATTGATAAAGGAGATGAGGTTATATTGTTCGATCCATCGTATGAAACATACGACACTTGTATTAAGCTTGCTGGAGGAGTTCCG GTATATGTGGCTCTCGATCCTCCTTATTGGACATTGAGTCCTGATAAACTTGAGAAGACTTTTACTGATAACACTAAAGCTTTGGTTTTGAACAG CCCCCATAACCCAACAGGAAAAGTTTTCACAAAGGACGAGCTTGACATCATTGCTGGAGCTTGCCAGAGATGGGATGTGTTTGTGGTAACAGATGAA GTGTACGAGCATATTACTTTCGACAATGAAAAACACTTGTCAATTGCTTCACTTCCAGAAATGCAGAGACGAACGATCATTACGTCTTCCTTGTCAAAAACTTTTAGCGTAACTG GATGGAGAGTTGGGTGGGCGATTGCTCCATCTTCTATTGCTTCTGCAGTCAGAAATATTCATATCAAAATAACAGATTCTGCTCCGGCTCCTTTTCAAGAAGCTGCTTTGACTGCTTTGAATAGTCTTCCTTCTTACTTTGATTCATTGAGAAGGGTAAGATTACAACCATCAAATTCTTCATGTAGATTGAAG GATTATGAATCAAAAAGAGATTGTATGATCAACTTGCTTGCAAGGGTTGGTTTAAAGATGGAGTGTAAGCCACAAGGTTCTTTTTTCGTATTTGCTCGACTCCCTGAAACTTGCCTGCTCtctgat GTTGAATTTATAGAGGAGTTGATTAAACGATCCGGGGTCGTGGCAGTGCCTGGGCGTGGATTTTTCCATGCAAATCCATCTACCAAGTATATCAGATTTGCTTTCTGCAAAAGTGAGGACACACTCGCAGCTGCTTCGGAGAGAATCAGTCGTCTTGTTGATGAAAAGGGATGCCTCACACTATTTTAA